AATACAAGATCAGATCAGACTCTCCCCGATCCCAGATCCcttgtacaccccttcacctgtcaaatcagtgaaaaaaaaaaatcttcctcAAGAGAAAGTCCCCTCTAACTCTCCTCGCACAAAATGACAAGTAATTCACTTTTTCTCATGatttacaaacatatatatgatatcaaccaaccgttggatttagagacaATCCAACAGCTGTGATAAAAACCacaataaataaatttaaaaaaaaaaacactttttaaCATTGGgctttcttgattttcactttttAATGGTACAATATTATGGCAACAACAAAGCAATAGACGCACTTCATATAATAAATAAGCGTATTTTTTTAACATAGGgctttcttgattttcacttttGAATGGTACAATATTATGGCAACAACAAAGCCACAGAAGCACTTCATATAATAAATAAGCTGGATTATTCTGGTCTAACACAAAATATTGTTTGTGGggcttaatttttactttttaaaggAACAAGATTATGGCAACAAACAAAGCAACAAAagcatttcatataatataaacTGTTGCATTTATTCCATTCTAACACAAAAAATTAATAGTTTGGTGTTCCAATTCGCTAGAAACTGAGAATGGCTTTCTTGGTTTTCAGTATTGAACGGTTCAAAATTATGGCAACAAACAAAACAAAGCAGGAAAAGCAttgcaaataataaaaatagtgaaCGCAGGGCTCTCTACGAAACAGTTAACAGCTGCTTATTACGAAACAAACCAGATTCAAGCTATAATGGTAGCAGCCATGTGATCACAAGTGGGCTTTTCACGATGTGACTTTCGTCTTTCCACACCAAACGCCCAAATTCTGGCGAGGGTTGCCTAGATTTTGTGATGAAAGTGATGTTGAAGGTCAGTTTCTGGTGTTTTCTGGTGAAGATCAGGGTTTCTGGTTGAACTTTTACGGATGCTCCTTTGAATCGTGACACTGAAACGCGGTATTTCGAGAAGGCATGGCCGACATTGGTCACCGTTCTGTGAAGGGTCAGAGCGGAAATTGATGTTTTCGCCGGAAACACGGCTGAGATTGATGGGTAGTTCAGATCCGCTGGGTTGGCTAGATTTCTGCAGGATCTTTTCTTGGAAAACGCTTGCAGCTCCATCGGAGAAAGCCCTTGTGTGCAGAGGAAATCAAAGTAATCCTGTGCGCCGGCGTCGTAGATCAAcccagggtttagggcttttaatGGGTCTATGTGGCCGGCGCCGTGATCAAATGGGGTTGAAGGTGCGTTTCTTGAGGTATCCAAAATGGGTTTATGGGTGTTGTCATGAACATAAGCGGTGGTCATCAATGCTGATTTAATCGCCGCCGGACTCCAATCCGGGTGCTTAGTTTTGATCAGGGCGGCGATTCCGCTCACATGCGGGCAGGACATGGATGTTCCGGACAGTATGTTGAATTTCACCCGCCGGCGGTCTGTTGGCATGCTGGAAGGACCGGCGAGGCCGCTCCAAGCGGCGAGAATGTTCACTCCCGGCGCAACCATATCTGGTTTCAGAATCTCGAGCGTGATGGGATTGGGTCCTCTGGACGAAAACGCCGCCACCACCGGAGACGGCCGAATCCCCACCTTGGTGCCGAGAAATTTCAGAGTTGCGGTTGCGTATGGACTCGAGGCGTAAAGCTTGATTACTCTCCCGGCTTTTTCTCCGATGGAAACTCCGGGGAGAAGGTGGCAGTCGGCGACCAGCTCTTCCCCGTTTGCTTCGGTGTTCGTCAGAATCATCCCCAGTCCTCCCGCTTTTTTAACCACCTGACCTTTATCAACTCGGGGGCTTACGCCGCGGTCGCATATTACAATCTTCCCGGCGACGGCGTGAGGATCCAAAGATCCCTCTAAACACAGGGAGCTCGGAGTAAGAAAGCTCGAGTTTCCGCCCGCATAAACCACGGGATACTGTTTTCCtgttgacaaattccttcttccTCTGTAAAGTGAAACCCCGTTTAAGATTCTACCATTTCCCAATTTAACAGTCGCCGGGAAATCTCTATCAATGGTGCTGGCTCCCACGGTGGTGATCCACGGAGAGACATTTGCGAGGCTGGTTGGATCCGGCCCTGCATTTCCGGCTGAGCAAGAAATAAACACCCCCATCTCCGTCGCCCCAAAAGCCGCCACGGACAAACTGTCCCTGAAATAAGGCGAAACGCCACCGCCCAACGAGATTGACAGCACACCAACGCCGTCAGCCACCGCTTGGTCCACCGCCGAGAGAATATCGGAGCTGAAGCAGCCGCCGGCCCAGCACACTTTGTAGATGGCGATTCTCGCTTTGGGTGCCATCCCTCGTGCGGTCCCGTAAGCATAACCGAGAAGGTTCGCGCCGCGAACAGGGGACCCGGCGACCGTGGCCGCCGTGTGAGTCCCGTGCCCGTCTTGATCTCTCGGTGATTTGTACTCCTCCTGCTCGTTAATCTGCCCGTTGGCGGACTCGTACCCGCGGTAGAAGATCCTCGCACCCACAATTTTTCTGTTGCAGTGCTGTTTAGTGAAGGCTCGGCCGGTCTCGCAGGCTCCCTTCCAGTGGGCGGGGACGGCCCCCATGCCTGTGTCGTTGAAGCTTTGGCTTTCTGGCCAAATCCCAGTGTCGAGCACGCCCACCACCACATCAGGCTCAGGTTTTTTTTCAGCCCAGACGCTTATGCTGGCTCGGTCGAGCCCCAGGAACGTGGGGCTTCTTGTGGTGTGCAGCTGGTAAACAGTGTCGGGAAAAATTGCCATCACTCCCTGTGTTTCCTGAAGCTTCTCTGCTTCTTCTTCACTGAGCAGAGCAGCTACTCCATGGAAAGCTGTTTGGTAGCTGTAAATAACCCGCCCTTCGTCACTGTCACCCCCTGTTGCAAGTTCAGAGACTGCTGATTTCACTATTGACGAGTACCACTTGAGGTGATCCGAGTAGGGAGCCGGCATTGCAGATTCATCCATTTGGATGATGTAAGTCTTTCTGCTTGATGGGTTCTTTGTAGAGAAGGCAAATGTGAAGATTAGATGGCTTGAGAGAGCCAGAAGCAGCCATTTTACTGAAATTCCAGCCATTTTCGTTGAAACTGCAAGATAGGAGAGTTCTGCGAGGATCTTTGGAATCTGGGAATATGGTGGATCCTTGAAAGTTGAAATATTTGGGAGGAGGTAATAATTATAAAAGAGGTGGTGGTTGATTCATCAATGCCAGTTCCCTTTCGGAGAGCTAGCTGTTGGCGTTGGTGGTGGTGGCGGAGGAGGAGGAAGTCGATGGTTCCTAGGCTAGCCACGCCCTTTGCATTTGGTCTTCCCAAATTTCCTTGTCCTATTTGAAGAGAAAAATCTATGACGCGGATGAAGGTGCAATATGGAAAAGCTCAATCCTGAATTAAAAACTTTGAAGTCCTGTTTGGATAGAagtttttatttggaaaaaagagaaagggaaagagaataagtaggtgatttatttttttaatattttttatattaaataatattaaaaataaaattgtattttaatatgataaagttttttaaaaagtaaatacTAATTATATGTAAATTTGTTATAtagtttatttttcttgttaCTTTGTTCAATAATCATatataaaaatgtaaatttctttatctttttctttcatttttttcatatttttaaaattataatgtaTAATGTGATTACacttattaatattttatatatatatatatatatatatatatatatatatttatcgaATTCTAATTTTAAAAGATTTCTTTATGTTAATAACTGATATAGTCATACTTCATTATATACAAGCAATGAAGCAAATAAAATTTTGTAAAggacaatttttttaatataagatttgaaatttactaattgaaaattattcaTTTACTCTTTGGACCCATATATATAAGAGCTATAATTTAATATGATTCTAATGATGAGAGTTTCTCATCACTTTACTTCTCCAAATACCAATATAACATTTTATAATTCGTGGATTCTAAATCTAActcaaaaaaactatttttagattttttttgttttggtaaTAATATAATTAATCGTATGTATGTGTATTGACAGGTCATAGTCATTAAAATATTAATCATGTCTCAATTTCCAAATTTGAACTTATCTTTGATAGTGCTTCTAAATTTTAATGTCTTAATATTAATCTTAAACTTTGTAAGTTTCAATTTTATCATGTTACTTCTAACATCTAATTTAGAGTTGACAATAAAACTCCAACCAAACTCAACATTTAAGAAACTTAATTAATAGTTTGGGAATTATTTATGCAATATAGTTGGAATAGTTGCTATTTATGTATAGTATAAAATTCTCAATTGAAACTAACCATGCGAGTAAAAATGAAACTATTTTGGAAGTTCAGAACTAATGACAAGACAAACTAAAATTTAGAAATGATTATAAACTGTGAGTTATATAATTCAAGAATTATTGGTATAATTCACTCATTATTAATACAATTTTTTTGTATTAATCACTCTATTGTGCTTCATACACTTTAAACATTTCCTTCATTAtgtataattaatattttatgtcTATGTATGCATGTCTGCCAATTACATGAATATAGAAGTAGACAGTTATTATCAACTATGATTATCTGTAGTATTTATGTTTGTTCTATTTTAAACTAAAGGGATTTGTAATAACCTTTGTGAGCTGTGACAATCTATTTCAACTAATAAAAAGCATTCGCGTTAGAAAACATTAATGGTTAGAGCGATTTAGAGAAACCAAAGTACTAAATTATACAAATTATAGGCCattctcaaaaagaaaaagaaaagaaaagaaaagaaaaaaaaccaaaCCATCTTTGGTTGGCAAACAGCCACTTAAAAAGAGCcgttg
The Malania oleifera isolate guangnan ecotype guangnan chromosome 13, ASM2987363v1, whole genome shotgun sequence DNA segment above includes these coding regions:
- the LOC131146221 gene encoding subtilisin-like protease SBT1.3 → MAGISVKWLLLALSSHLIFTFAFSTKNPSSRKTYIIQMDESAMPAPYSDHLKWYSSIVKSAVSELATGGDSDEGRVIYSYQTAFHGVAALLSEEEAEKLQETQGVMAIFPDTVYQLHTTRSPTFLGLDRASISVWAEKKPEPDVVVGVLDTGIWPESQSFNDTGMGAVPAHWKGACETGRAFTKQHCNRKIVGARIFYRGYESANGQINEQEEYKSPRDQDGHGTHTAATVAGSPVRGANLLGYAYGTARGMAPKARIAIYKVCWAGGCFSSDILSAVDQAVADGVGVLSISLGGGVSPYFRDSLSVAAFGATEMGVFISCSAGNAGPDPTSLANVSPWITTVGASTIDRDFPATVKLGNGRILNGVSLYRGRRNLSTGKQYPVVYAGGNSSFLTPSSLCLEGSLDPHAVAGKIVICDRGVSPRVDKGQVVKKAGGLGMILTNTEANGEELVADCHLLPGVSIGEKAGRVIKLYASSPYATATLKFLGTKVGIRPSPVVAAFSSRGPNPITLEILKPDMVAPGVNILAAWSGLAGPSSMPTDRRRVKFNILSGTSMSCPHVSGIAALIKTKHPDWSPAAIKSALMTTAYVHDNTHKPILDTSRNAPSTPFDHGAGHIDPLKALNPGLIYDAGAQDYFDFLCTQGLSPMELQAFSKKRSCRNLANPADLNYPSISAVFPAKTSISALTLHRTVTNVGHAFSKYRVSVSRFKGASVKVQPETLIFTRKHQKLTFNITFITKSRQPSPEFGRLVWKDESHIVKSPLVITWLLPL